In the genome of Blastopirellula marina, one region contains:
- a CDS encoding TolC family protein yields the protein MATIERIPPNGRWQREGQQQGCYEAEDQVAKVGRLGIVPLLTMLVSAHFLFGCQSSSRTTPEYIEHVPKQVAAQQHSDATAPAMLETVAYDEELQPPTEAAPMLQTVPLEEIQPQPLSMLDVQRAVQASYPLLSSAYLSRDVAAGQNISAWGDFDLKLKGSTISRPEGFYQTYRQAVSMEQPLFSGGYLYGGYRLGDGNFPVWYGERKTNGGGEFAAGVGIPLLKDRAIDQRRAMLFKSQLEQQRVEPEIRAQLIEFSQIAAVYYWDWVAAGQAREAERGLLSLALERVQNIQKRIELGDLKSITRINNEQLIASRETKLIEAERKLQSAAIKLSLFFRDEAGEPLLPHDSLLPHDFPPQDLPSEEDLADATDAAIAASPLLADLQWQIRQLRIDLQQAENSVLPKLDAQLYASKDIGDPTSSTGDKTPFELEVGLFGEVPLQRRAAFGKITSTQAKLQQVSLKRQYTAEKTVAAVQDSISALLNSKERIKRAEQTVALADEAMKLARIQFNAGDIDLVELNIYEQATTNARLIEISAKADFFKAVADYRAALSITP from the coding sequence ATGGCGACAATTGAACGGATTCCCCCCAACGGCCGCTGGCAGCGAGAAGGCCAACAGCAAGGATGCTACGAAGCCGAAGATCAAGTTGCCAAAGTAGGTCGGTTAGGCATCGTCCCTTTATTGACGATGCTCGTTTCCGCCCACTTCTTGTTTGGCTGCCAGTCGTCTTCCCGGACGACTCCGGAATACATCGAGCATGTCCCCAAGCAAGTTGCGGCTCAGCAACACTCGGATGCCACGGCTCCAGCAATGCTGGAAACCGTAGCCTACGATGAAGAATTGCAGCCGCCGACCGAAGCCGCGCCGATGCTGCAGACGGTTCCTTTGGAGGAAATCCAACCTCAACCACTTAGCATGCTCGATGTTCAGCGGGCTGTTCAAGCATCGTACCCGTTGCTTTCCAGTGCCTATCTCAGCCGCGATGTGGCTGCTGGACAAAATATATCTGCGTGGGGCGACTTCGACCTCAAATTAAAGGGCTCGACGATCTCGAGGCCCGAAGGATTCTACCAAACTTATCGACAAGCTGTTTCCATGGAGCAGCCATTGTTCTCTGGCGGATATTTGTATGGTGGATACCGACTCGGCGACGGCAACTTTCCCGTCTGGTATGGAGAGAGAAAGACCAACGGTGGTGGTGAATTCGCGGCTGGTGTGGGGATTCCTCTGCTCAAGGATCGCGCCATCGACCAGCGTCGGGCCATGCTGTTCAAGTCGCAATTGGAACAGCAGCGGGTTGAACCTGAGATTCGCGCTCAGCTGATCGAATTCTCGCAGATCGCTGCCGTCTACTACTGGGATTGGGTCGCTGCTGGTCAGGCACGCGAAGCTGAAAGAGGCCTACTGTCGCTCGCACTCGAACGTGTTCAGAACATTCAGAAACGGATCGAACTGGGCGACTTGAAATCGATTACGCGAATCAACAACGAGCAGCTCATCGCTTCCCGAGAGACGAAACTGATCGAGGCGGAACGGAAACTGCAAAGTGCTGCGATCAAGCTCTCGCTCTTTTTCCGCGACGAAGCTGGTGAACCGCTATTGCCACACGATTCGTTATTGCCACACGATTTTCCTCCACAAGATCTCCCCTCGGAGGAAGACTTAGCCGATGCCACAGACGCTGCAATTGCCGCATCGCCTTTATTAGCTGATCTTCAATGGCAAATCCGTCAACTCCGTATCGACCTACAGCAAGCAGAAAACTCTGTCTTGCCCAAACTCGACGCACAACTCTACGCCTCGAAGGATATTGGCGACCCGACCAGTTCCACTGGGGATAAGACACCGTTTGAGCTAGAGGTCGGACTATTCGGTGAAGTCCCTCTGCAACGACGTGCCGCTTTCGGTAAGATCACCTCGACCCAGGCCAAACTACAACAAGTTTCTTTGAAGCGGCAATACACGGCTGAGAAAACCGTGGCGGCGGTACAAGATTCGATCTCGGCCTTGTTGAACTCAAAGGAGCGAATCAAGCGCGCAGAGCAAACGGTTGCGTTAGCAGACGAGGCCATGAAGTTAGCCCGCATTCAATTTAATGCCGGAGACATCGACTTGGTCGAACTCAATATTTACGAGCAAGCGACCACTAATGCCCGACTGATTGAAATCTCTGCCAAAGCGGACTTCTTCAAAGCGGTAGCCGACTACCGAGCAGCATTGAGCATCACCCCGTAA
- a CDS encoding HlyD family secretion protein, translated as MNKTGLMNTQVRAKLRDDSLPALKLVQSSRWVWRLANMLLVLLLLSIVAMIFVPWQQSARGAGQVVAYAPQERQQTVTAPTKGVVSMISPELREGSQVKRGDLILEMEPGAADLVSQLEASIRDLDAKVATAEVKAEVYGRNVVDFTEAKSAAVSGADQLIEAAEAKWDAKRKLVQGYEAKKLQAQLNLERQKKLFENGLQSEKELEKLQKDLNVADSDLLSAQLEVEAALGELEAKRKERIQKEREAQTKVDYAKAMQQEALGQVATANKERRDIQIKLSELQRLKIRAPRDGTLYRVTVFERGQMLKEGDPLFTIVPETTQRAVELWVSGNDVPLVHTADHVRLQFEGWPAVQFAGWPSVAVGTFGGQVASVDATDDGKGNFRVLVLPDADSSWPSDRYLRQGVQANGWVMLNQVPLGYEIWRQLNGFPPTAAGSEKANSKDATKPKIKLPK; from the coding sequence ATGAACAAAACGGGTTTAATGAATACTCAGGTCAGAGCGAAATTACGGGATGATAGCTTGCCAGCACTCAAGCTGGTGCAATCTTCACGTTGGGTATGGCGATTAGCAAACATGCTCCTCGTCCTGCTACTACTGAGCATTGTTGCGATGATATTCGTTCCCTGGCAGCAGTCGGCACGAGGAGCAGGCCAAGTGGTCGCTTACGCTCCCCAGGAACGCCAGCAGACGGTGACAGCACCGACCAAAGGAGTTGTCTCAATGATCTCTCCCGAATTGCGGGAAGGATCGCAAGTGAAGAGAGGGGATCTGATTCTAGAAATGGAACCAGGTGCCGCCGACTTAGTTAGCCAATTGGAAGCATCAATCCGGGACTTAGACGCCAAGGTTGCCACGGCTGAAGTAAAGGCAGAAGTGTATGGACGGAACGTGGTTGATTTTACGGAAGCAAAATCGGCTGCTGTTTCTGGCGCAGATCAATTGATCGAGGCGGCCGAAGCGAAATGGGATGCCAAGCGAAAACTGGTCCAAGGATACGAGGCCAAGAAATTACAAGCGCAGCTTAATCTCGAACGGCAAAAGAAGCTGTTTGAGAACGGGCTGCAATCGGAAAAGGAATTGGAGAAGCTGCAGAAGGACCTCAACGTAGCGGACTCCGACTTACTGTCGGCCCAGTTAGAAGTAGAAGCAGCACTAGGCGAATTGGAAGCAAAGCGTAAAGAACGTATCCAAAAGGAACGTGAGGCGCAAACCAAGGTCGACTATGCGAAAGCAATGCAACAAGAAGCGCTGGGGCAAGTCGCCACCGCGAATAAAGAACGTCGAGACATTCAAATCAAGCTCTCGGAGTTACAGCGTTTGAAAATTAGAGCTCCAAGGGACGGAACCTTGTATCGAGTGACCGTTTTTGAACGTGGGCAGATGCTAAAGGAAGGAGATCCCTTGTTCACCATTGTCCCTGAGACCACTCAGCGGGCCGTTGAACTTTGGGTCTCCGGTAATGATGTTCCGTTAGTTCACACCGCAGATCATGTGCGGCTACAGTTCGAGGGATGGCCCGCAGTTCAATTTGCTGGCTGGCCTTCTGTAGCCGTGGGCACGTTTGGTGGCCAGGTCGCAAGTGTCGACGCAACAGACGACGGAAAAGGAAACTTCCGGGTATTGGTTTTACCAGATGCCGATTCATCATGGCCCTCGGACCGTTATCTGAGGCAGGGTGTACAAGCGAACGGCTGGGTAATGTTGAATCAGGTTCCTCTAGGCTACGAGATATGGCGACAATTGAACGGATTCCCCCCAACGGCCGCTGGCAGCGAGAAGGCCAACAGCAAGGATGCTACGAAGCCGAAGATCAAGTTGCCAAAGTAG
- a CDS encoding peptidase domain-containing ABC transporter produces MTLGTVGNTGNTSLDGAVCVLAQFAASARVSFDRGQARRLLHESEHAIPGEGCTAWGRRLVEVGESINLKVRTLDSNIDPILSFVREGTPVALGADDDTGETQWSILVAAKGSKVEVLEPLSDKKRWISLSGLRKELLLGGPDAKCRWIIGQPALGCQASGRPANVPSSQGGQKPFNRLISLFLPERRDLWILLIFSAIVGLLALATPVAVEVLVNTVAFGRYLQPVIVLALLLFTFLVFAAAMRALIVFVAEVLQRRIFIRVVEDLAFRLPRVQHDEFNNQHGPELTNRFFDVVTVQKSTSTLLLDGVAIVLQTIIGMAVIAFYHPFFLGFDVVLLMLIALAVFGLGRNAVKTAIKESKAKYAVAAWLQELARHTTAFKLNGGQTFALERADDLAVHWLEARRSHFKVVLRQILFVLGLQAVAATALLGLGGWLVVSGEMTLGQLVAAELIVMMILGSFAKLGKHLESFYDLLASIDKLGQLFDLGTEQHDRLFHLREGTPAGMRVRGVTLSQNDRPLFSDFSLEIDPGVSTAICGGSGSGKSTLLSLLCGLRSPSRGGIELDDIDIRELRPDSLREHIALAGEVAIFHGTILENIHLNRPHINATDVRDALVAVELLDELQDLPDGLNTIVQTHGHRLSRSQAKRLMLARAIVGRPRMLLIDGILDGLSDPMTKRLLNQLQAEKNWTLVVATTKDHISELCERQVTLYPKNQQTITPDA; encoded by the coding sequence ATGACCTTAGGCACCGTCGGTAATACTGGCAACACTTCGCTCGACGGAGCGGTCTGTGTCTTGGCACAGTTTGCCGCGTCTGCTCGCGTTTCGTTCGATCGCGGTCAGGCCCGTCGATTACTTCACGAATCGGAACATGCCATTCCGGGAGAGGGGTGTACTGCCTGGGGGCGTCGGTTGGTTGAAGTTGGGGAAAGCATCAACCTCAAGGTACGAACGCTCGACTCCAATATCGATCCAATACTATCCTTCGTACGCGAAGGAACGCCGGTCGCACTCGGAGCAGACGATGACACTGGCGAGACGCAATGGTCGATCCTTGTCGCTGCGAAGGGCAGCAAGGTCGAAGTACTTGAACCGCTTTCAGATAAGAAGCGTTGGATCTCACTTTCGGGTCTGCGAAAAGAGCTTCTCCTTGGCGGACCAGACGCGAAGTGTCGCTGGATCATCGGGCAACCGGCATTAGGCTGCCAAGCATCAGGTCGACCTGCGAACGTCCCCTCATCGCAAGGAGGCCAAAAGCCATTCAATCGCCTGATTTCGTTGTTTCTTCCCGAGCGACGCGATCTTTGGATCCTGCTGATTTTCTCGGCCATTGTCGGATTGCTCGCGTTGGCGACGCCGGTGGCTGTCGAGGTGCTGGTTAATACGGTCGCTTTCGGCCGTTACCTACAACCGGTAATCGTGCTGGCCCTTCTACTTTTCACCTTCCTCGTATTTGCTGCTGCGATGCGAGCGCTGATTGTGTTCGTCGCGGAAGTATTACAACGTCGAATCTTCATTCGTGTGGTAGAAGACTTGGCGTTCCGTTTACCGCGCGTGCAACACGACGAATTTAACAATCAACATGGGCCGGAACTGACCAATCGGTTCTTCGATGTCGTTACTGTTCAGAAATCAACTTCGACCTTACTTCTTGATGGTGTTGCAATTGTATTGCAAACGATCATCGGGATGGCAGTTATCGCGTTCTACCATCCCTTCTTTCTTGGATTCGACGTCGTCTTGTTGATGTTGATCGCTTTGGCGGTATTCGGGCTCGGTCGGAACGCGGTCAAGACAGCAATCAAAGAATCGAAAGCAAAATACGCCGTAGCCGCTTGGCTCCAGGAACTTGCCCGGCATACGACTGCGTTCAAATTGAACGGCGGTCAGACATTTGCTCTCGAACGTGCCGACGACTTGGCGGTTCACTGGCTGGAGGCACGCCGATCCCACTTTAAAGTCGTGCTGCGACAAATTCTTTTTGTGCTCGGCTTACAGGCCGTCGCAGCCACGGCTTTGCTTGGTCTCGGAGGTTGGCTGGTCGTTTCCGGCGAAATGACGCTTGGCCAGTTGGTCGCCGCAGAACTGATCGTCATGATGATTCTTGGCTCATTCGCCAAGTTAGGAAAACATCTGGAAAGCTTTTACGATCTCTTAGCATCCATCGATAAGCTTGGTCAGCTTTTCGATCTGGGAACCGAGCAGCATGATCGTCTGTTTCATCTCCGCGAAGGTACACCAGCTGGGATGCGAGTCCGCGGTGTTACTCTCTCGCAAAATGATCGGCCGCTCTTTTCCGACTTTTCACTCGAGATTGACCCTGGTGTCTCAACGGCGATTTGCGGAGGCTCCGGCTCTGGCAAATCGACCTTATTAAGTCTCCTATGTGGCCTTCGCAGTCCATCGCGAGGTGGAATTGAATTAGACGATATCGATATTCGCGAGCTTCGTCCCGATTCGCTCCGCGAGCATATTGCCCTGGCCGGCGAAGTTGCGATCTTCCATGGAACGATCCTGGAAAACATTCACCTCAATCGCCCCCACATCAACGCCACCGATGTCCGCGATGCCTTGGTAGCCGTCGAACTACTGGATGAACTGCAGGATTTGCCAGATGGCCTGAATACGATCGTCCAGACACATGGCCATCGTTTGTCGCGTAGCCAAGCCAAACGATTGATGCTTGCCAGAGCAATCGTTGGCCGCCCAAGAATGCTTCTAATCGACGGCATTCTCGATGGATTATCCGACCCGATGACCAAGCGATTGCTCAATCAGCTTCAAGCAGAAAAGAACTGGACCTTAGTCGTCGCCACCACAAAAGATCACATCAGCGAATTGTGTGAACGTCAAGTCACACTTTACCCCAAGAATCAGCAAACAATCACTCCGGATGCCTAA
- a CDS encoding DUF1028 domain-containing protein produces MANSPWYVALAARICLSLTNSSSLVGEYRTVKTRFVISGLVVFVLVFVLYVIRYRGIELHPANAESSSMPEVNTFSIVAYDPETGDLGIAVASKVLGVGCIVPWGQAGVGAIATQSQANTSYGPEGLASLRQKSAEEVLELLTSQDEDRANRQVGIVDANGNVASFTGEKCHDWAGHIVGEHFAVQGNLLAGEEVVQEMAAKYRDASQSETGELADWLMAALMAGDDAGGDKRGKQSAALMIYRANAGYGGNDRYIDLRVDDHAEPVKELARLLEVHKKFFAGAHRRVNREQQ; encoded by the coding sequence ATGGCAAATAGCCCCTGGTATGTAGCTCTCGCAGCACGTATTTGCTTATCGCTTACCAATTCATCGTCACTCGTCGGGGAATATCGCACCGTGAAAACACGCTTCGTCATATCCGGGTTGGTCGTATTCGTTCTCGTATTCGTGCTGTACGTGATCCGATATCGTGGCATTGAGCTTCACCCGGCGAACGCCGAATCTTCATCCATGCCCGAGGTGAACACTTTTTCGATTGTCGCCTACGATCCTGAAACAGGTGATCTTGGGATCGCAGTCGCCAGTAAAGTTCTGGGTGTCGGTTGCATTGTGCCTTGGGGGCAAGCGGGCGTTGGAGCGATCGCGACCCAATCGCAAGCCAATACTTCCTACGGGCCTGAAGGATTAGCTTCGCTAAGACAAAAATCGGCGGAAGAAGTCTTGGAATTGCTAACCAGTCAGGACGAAGACCGAGCCAATCGACAGGTTGGTATCGTAGACGCGAATGGCAATGTGGCTAGTTTTACGGGGGAGAAATGTCACGATTGGGCCGGGCACATTGTCGGAGAGCACTTTGCCGTGCAAGGTAACCTATTGGCTGGTGAAGAGGTGGTCCAGGAAATGGCCGCCAAATATCGTGATGCGAGTCAAAGCGAAACGGGCGAATTAGCCGACTGGCTAATGGCGGCACTGATGGCCGGCGACGATGCTGGTGGGGACAAGCGAGGAAAGCAATCGGCGGCACTAATGATCTATCGCGCGAACGCAGGCTACGGCGGCAACGACCGGTATATCGATCTTCGAGTTGATGATCATGCCGAGCCCGTGAAGGAACTTGCCAGGCTTCTGGAAGTGCACAAGAAATTCTTCGCAGGGGCCCATCGAAGGGTTAATCGAGAACAGCAATAG
- a CDS encoding PotD/PotF family extracellular solute-binding protein — MENVRKDSPPPSRHAISRRQFVRQTSAVALGLTYLNSPPAVHAKQKTTLRVLGTDVTLQEDIRRKAEKDLGIRIVFEPRGSAGVLQKASTRPESFDVYEQWSNSINVLWQANAIQPIEKSRIRRWEEINSLTKTGRLFPKMKIGAGDAPHRILHVQGDGTLGEEATEGLSFLPYVHNVDSFGYNTSIIPQGIPYETESWGWLLDDAYRGQVGLVNEPAIGIFDAALAARANGLVDFNDLGNLTRSEIDDLFTVLIDFKRRDHFNGIWNSVPQSVEYMRSGRVVIESMFSPAVSTLNGMGIPVTYAAPKEGYRGWHGVLCLSSKTTGHTRDAAYAYMNWWLEGWAGAYMARQGYYISVPERARQYLTSREWDYWYEGKQARTDLPGANGSIAVKEGSYRTGGSYWERLGNVAVWNTVMDSYEYSLVRWYELLTA; from the coding sequence GTGGAGAACGTACGAAAAGACAGCCCGCCACCTTCAAGGCACGCAATTAGCCGACGACAATTCGTACGGCAAACGTCTGCTGTTGCGCTCGGCTTGACCTATCTCAACTCGCCGCCAGCCGTCCATGCCAAACAGAAGACAACACTACGGGTATTGGGAACCGACGTCACTCTCCAGGAAGACATCCGTCGTAAGGCTGAAAAGGACTTAGGCATTCGCATCGTGTTTGAACCACGCGGAAGTGCTGGTGTACTTCAAAAGGCTTCGACACGCCCCGAGTCATTCGATGTTTACGAACAGTGGTCGAACAGTATCAACGTCCTGTGGCAAGCAAATGCGATTCAGCCAATCGAGAAGTCGCGAATCCGCCGCTGGGAAGAGATCAATTCTCTGACGAAGACGGGACGCCTGTTTCCAAAGATGAAAATAGGGGCAGGAGATGCTCCTCACCGAATCTTACACGTCCAAGGCGATGGAACCCTTGGCGAGGAAGCAACGGAAGGACTCAGCTTTCTTCCCTACGTCCATAATGTCGACTCGTTTGGATACAACACCTCGATCATTCCGCAAGGTATCCCCTACGAAACGGAGAGTTGGGGATGGCTACTCGACGACGCCTATCGGGGCCAAGTCGGTCTTGTGAATGAACCGGCCATCGGTATCTTCGATGCGGCCTTGGCAGCCCGCGCAAACGGTTTGGTCGACTTCAACGATCTCGGCAATCTTACGCGTTCAGAAATTGATGACCTGTTTACCGTATTAATCGACTTCAAACGAAGAGATCATTTCAACGGTATTTGGAACTCGGTACCTCAATCGGTCGAGTACATGCGGTCGGGGCGAGTTGTCATTGAAAGCATGTTTTCTCCCGCCGTTTCAACACTGAATGGAATGGGCATTCCTGTTACCTATGCCGCACCGAAGGAAGGCTATCGAGGTTGGCATGGAGTCTTGTGTCTGTCCAGCAAGACAACGGGGCATACTCGAGACGCAGCCTACGCGTATATGAATTGGTGGCTGGAAGGGTGGGCAGGAGCGTACATGGCACGTCAAGGCTATTATATTTCCGTTCCCGAACGGGCTCGGCAATATTTGACGTCGCGGGAATGGGATTACTGGTATGAGGGCAAACAAGCAAGAACCGATTTGCCGGGGGCCAATGGAAGTATCGCGGTCAAGGAAGGAAGCTACCGAACAGGCGGATCGTATTGGGAACGTCTGGGGAATGTCGCGGTATGGAATACGGTTATGGATTCCTACGAATATAGCCTCGTTCGATGGTACGAGCTGTTAACAGCTTGA
- a CDS encoding ATP-binding protein: MNTQRNTHRAKGLSVSAKISLGFLIVLLLHVSIAALSHYGMAKSQSDLKTYSELFREVEQLHEIDQTVGSLQQNVMLFAFTGYEGPERRAQELQDKLGQIISEATTFKYLDNRDDIYAMQQHLSTHREILAAVEVDRAKRRKLVNDVLQRHANEFQVGILALLENPSTRIMAEEADAAFTTAQLNLLKYVNTPDSTYFREAKSQLSLTKSHLEQIETLDGLDSQKAVEQTIVAINLYENAAIQMVQATRGYLHLVNVVLAGESVEFRRLAREIRSNQIEHVRVLAETMMNDNRHFQYASNVFSIITIVLGIVAAWLIGRNVVPPLNAIASTFDRLTSGEKINAIPALDRHDELGRLAMAAQVFRNKAAETERLLDVAENAREELNFVNDELAKQSELARRMAEDATAATAAKSEFLANMSHEIRTPMTAILGFAETVADDTKDEETKQAIETIQRNGHHLLSIINDILDLSKVESGKMTVESISTCPYTLITDVISLVKVKADGAGLQITSNFIGKIPKEISTDPTRLRQILINVLGNAIKFTEVGGVTLRSEFVQEGDRAMMQFDVIDTGIGMSDHQISNLFQPFTQADSSTTRRFGGTGLGLTISKRLANMLGGDLTITYSRMGEGSAFRLTIDAGAIEDIEYHDSSTLRSLMKTKSPDSKSAHRLHGVRLLLAEDGPDNQRLLKHILSKAGAEVDIVDNGQLAAERAMQAWRHGTPYDCILMDMQMPIKDGYEATRELRRLGYNAPILALTAHAMSSDEKKCKSVGCDGFLTKPIDRKLLLTTVRHWTNAAEYRELS, from the coding sequence ATGAACACGCAGCGCAATACTCACCGAGCGAAGGGCCTTAGTGTTAGCGCTAAGATATCGCTCGGTTTTCTCATTGTGTTGCTATTGCATGTTTCGATCGCCGCGCTGAGTCATTATGGCATGGCGAAGTCACAAAGCGATTTGAAAACTTACAGCGAACTGTTCCGAGAAGTTGAACAACTGCATGAAATCGATCAAACGGTCGGATCGCTACAACAGAATGTGATGCTCTTTGCGTTTACTGGCTACGAAGGGCCGGAACGCCGTGCCCAAGAATTGCAGGATAAGTTAGGTCAAATCATTTCTGAGGCAACAACGTTCAAGTACCTTGATAATCGCGATGACATTTATGCGATGCAGCAACATCTTAGTACCCATCGAGAGATTCTTGCGGCGGTTGAAGTCGATCGAGCTAAGCGGCGCAAACTCGTGAATGATGTGCTACAACGCCATGCTAATGAATTTCAAGTCGGCATTCTGGCATTGCTTGAAAATCCTTCGACTAGAATCATGGCCGAGGAAGCAGATGCGGCCTTCACGACGGCGCAACTCAACCTGCTTAAATACGTGAACACGCCAGACTCGACTTACTTTCGAGAAGCCAAGTCACAGCTTTCACTTACAAAGTCACATTTGGAGCAAATTGAAACGCTTGATGGCTTAGATTCACAAAAGGCGGTCGAGCAAACAATCGTCGCGATCAACTTATACGAGAATGCCGCTATTCAGATGGTTCAGGCGACTCGTGGCTACTTACATCTGGTGAATGTCGTTTTGGCTGGCGAATCGGTCGAATTTCGGCGTCTGGCGCGAGAGATTAGGAGTAATCAGATAGAACACGTTCGTGTACTCGCCGAAACCATGATGAATGACAATCGACACTTTCAATATGCAAGCAATGTATTCTCGATCATTACGATCGTTCTAGGAATCGTGGCGGCGTGGCTGATTGGAAGGAACGTAGTGCCCCCGTTGAATGCGATTGCGTCGACATTTGATCGCCTTACAAGTGGGGAGAAGATTAATGCCATTCCTGCGCTCGATCGACATGACGAGCTAGGGAGACTGGCCATGGCCGCCCAAGTGTTCAGAAACAAAGCCGCTGAAACGGAGCGTTTGCTCGATGTCGCCGAAAACGCTCGGGAAGAGCTCAACTTCGTAAACGATGAGTTGGCTAAGCAGAGCGAATTGGCACGACGGATGGCCGAGGACGCAACGGCAGCCACCGCTGCCAAGAGCGAATTCCTGGCAAACATGAGCCACGAGATTCGCACCCCGATGACTGCCATTTTGGGATTTGCGGAGACGGTCGCTGATGATACGAAGGACGAAGAGACGAAACAAGCGATTGAAACGATCCAACGCAACGGGCATCATCTACTTTCGATTATCAACGACATCTTAGATCTGTCGAAAGTTGAATCTGGCAAGATGACGGTTGAATCCATTTCAACGTGTCCCTACACGTTGATCACGGATGTCATTTCGTTAGTCAAGGTTAAAGCGGACGGGGCCGGGCTACAAATAACGTCGAACTTCATCGGTAAGATTCCCAAAGAGATTTCGACCGATCCGACACGTCTGCGTCAGATTCTAATCAATGTGCTTGGGAACGCGATCAAGTTTACCGAGGTCGGTGGCGTAACATTGCGATCGGAATTCGTCCAAGAGGGCGATCGCGCCATGATGCAGTTTGACGTGATCGACACCGGAATTGGGATGTCGGATCACCAGATTTCAAATTTATTCCAGCCTTTCACTCAGGCCGATTCTTCCACAACGAGAAGGTTCGGTGGAACGGGACTTGGTTTAACCATCAGTAAACGTTTGGCCAATATGTTAGGTGGTGATCTGACGATTACCTACTCTCGCATGGGAGAAGGTAGTGCCTTTCGGCTGACGATCGATGCGGGAGCAATCGAAGATATCGAATACCACGATTCAAGCACTTTGCGGTCGTTGATGAAGACGAAGTCGCCCGATTCTAAAAGTGCCCATCGTCTGCATGGCGTTCGACTCTTGTTGGCAGAGGATGGTCCCGATAATCAACGTTTGCTGAAGCACATCCTGAGCAAGGCTGGGGCTGAAGTTGATATTGTTGACAATGGCCAGTTGGCGGCTGAGCGGGCCATGCAAGCGTGGCGACATGGGACACCATACGACTGCATACTGATGGATATGCAAATGCCTATTAAGGATGGTTACGAGGCGACGAGAGAGTTGAGGCGTCTCGGGTATAACGCTCCAATTCTCGCCTTGACCGCGCATGCAATGAGTAGCGACGAGAAGAAGTGTAAAAGTGTTGGATGCGATGGATTCTTGACGAAACCAATCGATCGAAAGCTGCTCTTAACAACCGTTCGACATTGGACGAATGCCGCAGAATATCGAGAGCTCTCTTAG
- a CDS encoding RidA family protein, with amino-acid sequence MSIIRYGTQKSGAGGQSLPFARAVQADGWLHVSGQVAMENGEIIDGGIIPQAHKAIGNMLAIVTEAGYSKEDIVRCGVWLDDPRDFWSFNKVYAEYFGGEHAPARACVQAMMMVDCKIEIDCICYRKPT; translated from the coding sequence ATGAGTATTATTCGTTACGGCACCCAAAAGTCGGGTGCGGGTGGCCAATCACTTCCCTTTGCTCGAGCTGTTCAAGCCGATGGTTGGCTGCACGTTTCGGGGCAGGTTGCGATGGAAAACGGAGAGATCATCGATGGTGGGATCATTCCACAGGCCCATAAGGCCATTGGGAATATGCTCGCCATCGTCACGGAAGCGGGTTACAGCAAAGAGGACATCGTCCGCTGCGGTGTCTGGCTCGACGATCCACGCGACTTCTGGTCGTTCAACAAAGTGTATGCGGAGTACTTCGGTGGCGAGCATGCGCCAGCTCGCGCCTGTGTGCAGGCCATGATGATGGTCGACTGCAAGATTGAGATCGACTGCATCTGCTACCGGAAGCCGACATGA